A genomic window from Babylonia areolata isolate BAREFJ2019XMU chromosome 9, ASM4173473v1, whole genome shotgun sequence includes:
- the LOC143285521 gene encoding casein kinase I: MESASEKTSPQGSEFIVAGKYRLVRKIGSGSFGDIYLGINITNGEEVAVKLESTKARHPQLLYESKLYKILQGGVGIPHIRFFGQEKNYNELVMDLLGPSLEDLFNFCSRRFTMKTVLMLADQMIGRIEYVHNKNFIHRDIKPDNFLMGIGRHCNKVFVIDFGLAKKYRDSRTRTHIPYREDKNLTGTARYASINAHLGIEQSRRDDMESLGYVLMYFNRGSLPWQGLKANTKKQKYEKISEKKMSTPVEVLCKGFPAEFAMYLNYCRGLRFEEAPDYMYLRQLFRILFRTLNYQYDYTFDWTMLKQKAASVAQSSTTAVPTAGRG; this comes from the coding sequence ATGGAAAGTGCTTCAGAGAAGACGAGTCCTCAAGGGAGTGAATTTATTGTGGCTGGAAAATATCGTCTGGTTCGTAAAATAGGCAGTGGGTCATTCGGGGACATATACCTCGGCATCAACATAACGAATGGAGAGGAAGTTGCTGTGAAGCTTGAGTCAACAAAAGCTAGACATCCCCAGCTTTTGTATGAAAGCAAACTGTATAAAATTCTTCAGGGAGGCGTTGGGATTCCACACATTCGTTTCTTTGGCCAAGAGAAAAACTACAATGAACTTGTCATGGATCTCCTTGGCCCAAGTCTGGAAGACCTTTTCAACTTCTGCTCTCGCAGGTTCACCATGAAGACGGTGCTGATGCTGGCAGACCAGATGATCGGGCGCATTGAGTACGTACACAACAAGAATTTCATTCACAGAGACATTAAGCCAGACAATTTTCTCATGGGCATCGGCAGACACTGCAacaaagtgtttgtgattgatttTGGACTGGCCAAAAAGTACAGAGACAGTCGCACTCGCACCCACATTCCGTACCGTGAGGACAAGAACCTTACAGGCACAGCTCGGTATGCCAGCATCAATGCCCACCTTGGCATTGAACAGAGCCGCCGTGACGACATGGAGTCCTTGGGCTATGTGCTGATGTACTTCAACCGAGGAAGCCTTCCATGGCAGGGTCTGAAGGCGAACACAAAGAAGCAGAAGTATGAGAAAATCAGTGAGAAGAAGATGTCAACACCAGTGGAGGTCCTGTGTAAAGGATTTCCAGCAGAGTTTGCCATGTACCTCAATTATTGCAGGGGTCTGCGTTTTGAGGAGGCACCGGATTACATGTACCTCCGTCAACTGTTCCGCATCCTCTTCCGTACCCTGAACTACCAGTACGACTACACATTTGACTGGACCATGCTGAAACAGAAAGCTGCATCTGTAGCCCAGTCCAGTACCACTGCTGTTCCCACAGCAGGTCGTGGCTAG